In Patescibacteria group bacterium, the following proteins share a genomic window:
- the rpmG gene encoding 50S ribosomal protein L33 produces the protein MMAKDARTIVTLECEVCKERGHHTEKRLKGQDVIKRIELKKYCKKCKKSTLHKETK, from the coding sequence ATTATGGCAAAAGATGCAAGAACAATTGTAACGCTTGAATGTGAAGTCTGCAAAGAGCGCGGCCATCACACTGAAAAAAGGCTAAAAGGCCAAGATGTGATCAAAAGGATCGAGCTTAAAAAATATTGCAAAAAGTGCAAAAAATCAACGTTACATAAAGAAACAAAGTAG
- a CDS encoding tetratricopeptide repeat protein, with amino-acid sequence MGIIICVTIVLILVLRNYSKTGNESIYIAKDNSTKGINMNFLKKILSKRREKAEKGIEEAIISGQRDIISPKEIEDAQATYFVEDPEVAQMLHESDDAFRAGDLKLAEEKAIDAIGKDKKCDQAYVFVGKVALLKQNYEEAKEAATTALKCNADNGFAYAILGEIYYKDEKYTDAIENFQKAVNYDRNNAEWQAGLGKAYMEVRQFAKAAKALKRAASLDIDNLEYKKLAMEAEEKQRAHSQAYRGV; translated from the coding sequence TTGGGCATAATAATTTGCGTTACCATAGTATTAATTCTTGTTCTTAGAAATTATTCAAAAACAGGAAATGAATCTATTTATATTGCCAAAGATAACTCGACAAAAGGAATTAATATGAATTTTTTAAAAAAAATCTTGTCAAAAAGGCGCGAGAAGGCTGAAAAAGGTATTGAAGAAGCAATTATTTCTGGCCAGCGTGATATCATCTCACCAAAAGAAATCGAGGATGCGCAAGCCACGTATTTTGTGGAAGACCCTGAGGTTGCGCAAATGCTCCATGAATCAGATGATGCCTTTAGGGCAGGCGACCTTAAATTAGCCGAAGAAAAGGCGATCGATGCGATCGGCAAAGATAAAAAATGTGACCAAGCATATGTTTTTGTGGGCAAGGTTGCATTATTAAAACAAAATTATGAAGAGGCAAAAGAAGCTGCCACAACCGCGCTTAAATGCAATGCCGATAACGGATTTGCTTACGCGATCTTGGGCGAAATTTATTATAAAGATGAAAAATATACTGATGCAATAGAAAATTTTCAAAAAGCGGTCAATTACGATCGTAATAATGCCGAATGGCAAGCTGGCCTTGGCAAGGCCTATATGGAAGTGAGGCAATTTGCGAAAGCAGCAAAAGCGCTGAAGCGTGCTGCGTCGCTTGACATTGACAATTTAGAGTATAAAAAACTTGCCATGGAGGCGGAGGAAAAGCAGAGAGCTCACTCTCAGGCGTACAGGGGAGTGTAA
- the ricT gene encoding regulatory iron-sulfur-containing complex subunit RicT, with translation MAKYSVKLKSDGQFYQVDAGAHKLKIGDNILVESDQCTELGFIIPSEISLENESGDETGTKKDNLGELIFIRKLSDADREKITALSKEAKSYIVECQDKIDKFKLPMVLLDADLSYDEKKLTFYFSAPSRVDFRMLVSDLAHTFKKIIRLQQVGARDEARHIGGVGRCGQQLCCKRFLKGNLESVTLDMAYEQSLAQMGSNRVTGNCGKLMCCLKYELPEYKKIKAKMPAIGDELKTSKGKGKVISQNIFKNCVSVKLDEDGGIVEVSC, from the coding sequence ATGGCAAAATATTCGGTTAAGCTTAAAAGCGACGGGCAGTTCTATCAAGTAGATGCCGGAGCACATAAACTAAAAATTGGCGACAATATATTGGTCGAGTCTGACCAGTGCACGGAACTAGGATTTATTATTCCTTCGGAAATTAGTTTGGAAAACGAGTCCGGGGATGAGACCGGGACAAAAAAGGATAATCTGGGCGAGCTGATCTTTATACGGAAATTAAGCGATGCTGATAGAGAGAAAATTACTGCACTTTCCAAGGAAGCAAAATCATATATTGTTGAATGCCAAGACAAAATTGACAAATTCAAATTGCCAATGGTTCTTTTGGATGCTGACCTTTCGTATGACGAGAAAAAGCTTACCTTTTATTTTTCTGCACCAAGCCGAGTAGATTTTCGAATGCTAGTTTCTGATCTTGCGCATACTTTCAAAAAAATCATTCGCCTTCAGCAGGTGGGTGCCAGGGATGAAGCGAGGCATATTGGCGGAGTTGGCAGATGTGGCCAACAGCTTTGCTGTAAACGTTTTCTTAAAGGCAATTTGGAAAGTGTGACACTAGACATGGCTTACGAACAGAGTTTGGCACAAATGGGATCAAATAGAGTAACTGGAAATTGTGGTAAGCTAATGTGTTGCCTTAAATATGAACTACCAGAATACAAAAAAATAAAAGCGAAGATGCCGGCTATCGGCGATGAATTAAAAACATCAAAGGGTAAAGGGAAGGTGATTAGCCAAAATATTTTCAAAAATTGTGTTTCAGTTAAACTTGATGAGGATGGGGGAATTGTGGAGGTAAGTTGTTAG
- a CDS encoding zinc-ribbon domain-containing protein — translation MSGSKVKESDLSDRTLMCKDCGDKFIWTAGEQKFFLDKGLQNIPKRCKPCTALYKAKLREKKPMFWIQCKDCRKKSEVPFEPQTEDVLCEKCFEKEIEKRNEAITALGEQIPE, via the coding sequence ATGTCTGGCTCAAAAGTGAAAGAATCAGATCTTTCCGATCGCACACTGATGTGTAAAGATTGCGGAGATAAATTTATTTGGACTGCTGGCGAGCAGAAATTTTTTCTTGATAAGGGCTTGCAGAACATACCAAAGCGCTGTAAACCATGCACTGCGTTATACAAAGCGAAACTTCGGGAAAAGAAACCGATGTTCTGGATTCAGTGCAAAGATTGCCGGAAAAAATCCGAGGTTCCTTTCGAACCTCAAACTGAAGATGTATTGTGTGAAAAATGCTTTGAAAAAGAAATAGAGAAGCGCAACGAAGCCATAACCGCTCTTGGTGAGCAAATTCCAGAATAA
- the rpmB gene encoding 50S ribosomal protein L28, producing MAKCSICGKGAVSGSNVSHSQVHTKRKFKPNLQKVNGVVLCTSCLRTMDKPEKSKGKKQD from the coding sequence ATGGCTAAGTGTTCAATTTGCGGCAAAGGCGCTGTCTCTGGCTCCAATGTCTCACACTCACAAGTTCATACCAAAAGAAAATTCAAGCCAAACTTGCAAAAAGTCAATGGCGTGGTTCTGTGCACCTCCTGTTTGCGAACAATGGATAAACCGGAGAAATCGAAAGGTAAAAAGCAGGATTAG
- a CDS encoding site-2 protease family protein: MLIINLLQNPFAFIAFIVGLIFAITVHEYAHAWIAYRNGDPTAQMNGRLTLNPFAHLDPLGTLFLFLVGFGWGKPVPINPTFFHHKSDELKVAIAGIAANIILAFILGIPIRIALLAGHSIDSNIVLSFLSILVQINLILAAFNILPIFPLDGSHFVEYFLDNYSRVKFQQYGPFILLFLLILDRVSSFSIITAVMEPIIRVLSSLVIGTYSIFL, encoded by the coding sequence ATGCTCATCATAAATCTTCTACAGAACCCCTTTGCTTTTATAGCCTTCATCGTCGGGCTAATTTTTGCAATTACGGTCCATGAATACGCTCACGCATGGATTGCCTACAGAAACGGCGATCCAACTGCCCAAATGAATGGCCGCTTAACATTAAATCCATTTGCCCACCTGGACCCACTTGGTACTTTGTTTCTTTTTCTTGTTGGATTTGGCTGGGGTAAACCGGTCCCAATCAATCCGACTTTTTTTCACCACAAATCAGATGAGCTCAAGGTTGCAATCGCAGGAATTGCAGCCAATATTATTCTAGCGTTTATATTAGGAATCCCCATCCGCATAGCCCTTCTTGCCGGACACTCGATCGACTCAAATATTGTTCTCTCGTTTTTAAGTATTTTAGTGCAAATCAATTTGATTCTGGCCGCATTTAACATTTTGCCGATTTTTCCACTCGATGGCTCTCATTTTGTCGAATATTTTCTTGATAATTACAGCAGAGTGAAATTTCAGCAATACGGGCCGTTTATTCTTCTGTTTCTTTTGATTCTTGATAGGGTATCTAGCTTTTCAATCATCACAGCTGTTATGGAGCCGATTATTCGGGTTCTCTCATCACTTGTGATTGGCACATACTCAATATTTTTATAA
- a CDS encoding ASCH domain-containing protein yields the protein MNENFNKTRNVIPMSPELVDLILSGEKIKTYRFGHKYDHLKVGDRVKITNSQSNELITNAIIIDKFYQDFKDLPIDIPGHEPYQNKEHQRQIFNGYYKYLDRPIRDDDKFIVFEFKLLN from the coding sequence ATGAACGAGAATTTCAATAAAACCAGAAATGTAATCCCGATGTCTCCTGAGTTAGTAGACCTTATTTTGTCAGGCGAAAAAATCAAAACGTATAGATTTGGCCACAAGTATGATCATCTGAAGGTTGGAGATAGGGTTAAAATTACGAATTCACAATCAAATGAGCTCATCACAAATGCAATAATCATAGATAAATTTTATCAAGACTTTAAAGACCTACCGATTGATATTCCTGGCCATGAACCTTATCAAAACAAAGAACATCAGAGACAGATATTCAATGGGTATTATAAATATTTAGACAGACCGATACGCGACGATGATAAATTCATTGTGTTTGAATTTAAATTGTTAAATTAA
- the argS gene encoding arginine--tRNA ligase has product MIVEKLKSKIFEAVEAAGYKELISFDITEPPPATNADYASNVAMIIANQRKINPREVAQEIADRIKPDDLILDALVAGPGFININLSKEFYLSEFKAILNKGSGYGKSTKGSGKSVNVEYISANPTGPLHVGNARSGPIGEMIANIFENFGYKVEREFYVNDIGGQVNRLAETIYYWYEKANGFPADFPEKGYPGAYLEEISKNIFEERKEKLAKMQNREEFVEFFKKEGLKKIIEMIQADIELLGIKFDHWFYQSEIEKNGESDKIIEELNEKGFTAKKEGALWFKNPADPDLSDRESVLKKSDEAGTLTYFADDIAYHKEKIERGNGLVVDVWGSNHHGHIPRLLAAMAAIGIDEDKIKVILYQYVRLKNGDEIVKMGKRFGNFVTLRQVIEAGVSADAFKYFVVSQNSNTPIDFDIELAKERSEKNPVFYIEYAHARTASILRKAEEEGIGDGDFDFSLLKDESEIQLIKELVKYPDILSNIISDFQIQLLPHYAYKIAGLFHEFYTNCQVLSDDKKLTLARLSLVRAARTIIANSLRICDIEAPEKM; this is encoded by the coding sequence ATGATTGTTGAAAAGCTTAAATCAAAAATTTTTGAGGCTGTGGAAGCTGCGGGTTATAAAGAGCTAATTTCTTTTGATATTACTGAACCACCGCCAGCGACCAACGCTGATTATGCCAGTAATGTTGCAATGATTATTGCCAACCAGAGAAAGATAAATCCACGGGAGGTTGCACAGGAAATCGCTGATCGTATTAAACCCGATGATTTAATTTTGGATGCCTTAGTTGCTGGCCCTGGATTTATAAATATCAATTTAAGTAAAGAGTTTTATCTTTCAGAATTTAAGGCAATACTTAACAAGGGAAGTGGGTATGGCAAGAGCACAAAGGGCAGCGGCAAATCTGTAAATGTAGAATATATTTCCGCAAATCCGACTGGTCCTCTACATGTTGGGAATGCAAGATCTGGTCCTATTGGCGAAATGATTGCTAATATTTTTGAGAATTTTGGTTACAAAGTTGAGCGTGAATTTTATGTAAACGATATTGGTGGCCAAGTGAACCGCCTCGCGGAGACGATATATTATTGGTATGAAAAAGCGAATGGATTTCCTGCAGATTTTCCAGAAAAAGGGTATCCAGGTGCATATCTCGAAGAAATTTCTAAAAATATTTTTGAAGAGCGAAAAGAAAAATTAGCTAAAATGCAAAACAGGGAAGAATTTGTTGAATTTTTCAAGAAAGAGGGTTTGAAAAAAATTATTGAAATGATTCAGGCTGATATCGAGCTACTCGGCATCAAATTTGATCACTGGTTTTATCAGAGTGAAATTGAAAAAAATGGAGAATCAGACAAAATAATCGAAGAACTAAATGAAAAAGGTTTTACGGCCAAAAAAGAGGGAGCTCTTTGGTTTAAAAATCCTGCTGATCCCGATCTTTCTGACAGGGAATCGGTTTTGAAAAAGAGTGATGAAGCTGGGACATTGACATATTTTGCTGATGATATTGCCTATCACAAGGAAAAGATTGAACGGGGGAACGGGCTTGTAGTTGATGTCTGGGGGTCGAACCATCATGGACATATCCCGCGCCTTTTGGCTGCGATGGCTGCGATTGGAATTGACGAGGATAAAATAAAAGTAATTTTATACCAATATGTCAGGCTTAAAAACGGAGACGAGATTGTAAAAATGGGAAAGCGATTCGGTAATTTTGTTACTTTGCGGCAAGTGATTGAAGCTGGAGTTTCTGCTGATGCATTTAAATATTTCGTTGTTTCACAGAATTCAAATACCCCCATCGATTTTGATATTGAGCTTGCGAAAGAGCGTTCAGAAAAAAACCCAGTATTTTATATTGAATATGCACATGCCAGAACTGCCAGCATTTTAAGAAAGGCAGAGGAAGAGGGGATCGGTGATGGAGACTTTGATTTTTCCTTATTAAAAGACGAAAGTGAAATCCAACTCATAAAAGAGCTTGTAAAATATCCGGACATTCTTTCAAATATCATATCTGATTTTCAAATTCAGTTGCTCCCCCACTATGCCTATAAAATTGCAGGGCTATTTCATGAATTTTATACCAATTGCCAGGTTCTGTCCGATGATAAAAAATTAACCCTTGCCCGGCTCTCACTTGTACGTGCAGCAAGAACAATCATCGCTAATTCCCTTAGAATCTGTGACATTGAAGCACCGGAGAAAATGTGA
- the tyrS gene encoding tyrosine--tRNA ligase: MKNNLWKSGVEEIISSDSLQKRLKTGKKLRIKYGVDPTRPDIHLGHAVAMWKLKELQEMGHTVIFLIGDYTTKIGDPSGRNTTRPVLSDEEIKCNAKTYFDQVSKILDLKKTEVRYNSEWFKNMTFSDILSLAGKFTVASIIERDDFSKRIKDRVEVGLHELLYPLMQAYDSVALNADIEFGGSDQKFNILAGRELQKKIGQIPQEIVLFKLLVGTDGKKKMSKSEGNYIGITEPAPIMFGKIMSIPDSLILTYFELCALYDEKNIKKIDDELKSGKNPRDIKEKLALEIVKLYHGEEESKKAAASFSAQFREKKMPDKMPEIKLTGNYELPLLIVEIGAANSNSEARRLIQQGAIRVDGAKISDPKSTISAYKGMVIQVGKLKYWRIK, from the coding sequence ATGAAAAATAATTTGTGGAAATCTGGAGTTGAAGAAATTATCAGCAGTGATTCGCTTCAAAAAAGATTGAAAACAGGCAAAAAACTTCGCATTAAATACGGGGTAGATCCGACAAGGCCAGACATCCATCTGGGCCATGCGGTGGCGATGTGGAAGCTTAAAGAATTACAGGAAATGGGACACACTGTTATTTTTCTGATAGGCGACTACACTACCAAAATTGGCGATCCATCGGGCAGAAATACAACACGCCCTGTTCTCTCTGATGAAGAAATTAAGTGTAATGCCAAGACATATTTTGATCAGGTTTCAAAAATTTTGGACCTTAAAAAAACTGAAGTCAGATACAATTCTGAGTGGTTCAAAAACATGACTTTTAGTGACATACTTTCTCTTGCTGGAAAGTTTACTGTAGCCTCAATCATTGAACGTGATGATTTTTCGAAACGGATCAAAGATCGTGTAGAGGTTGGCTTACACGAGCTGCTTTATCCCCTAATGCAAGCGTATGATTCAGTCGCATTAAACGCAGATATTGAATTTGGCGGCTCAGATCAGAAGTTCAATATTTTAGCTGGAAGAGAATTGCAGAAAAAAATTGGCCAAATTCCACAAGAAATTGTTCTTTTTAAGCTCTTGGTTGGCACTGATGGTAAGAAAAAAATGAGCAAGAGCGAAGGCAATTATATTGGGATTACTGAGCCTGCGCCAATAATGTTTGGAAAAATTATGTCGATTCCTGATTCGCTGATTTTGACCTATTTTGAACTTTGTGCTTTGTATGATGAAAAAAACATAAAAAAAATTGATGACGAGTTGAAATCTGGTAAAAATCCTCGCGATATAAAAGAAAAGTTAGCGCTTGAAATTGTAAAGCTCTATCACGGAGAGGAAGAATCCAAAAAGGCTGCCGCGTCATTTTCTGCCCAATTTCGTGAGAAAAAAATGCCAGACAAAATGCCTGAAATTAAACTCACGGGCAATTATGAACTTCCGCTTTTAATCGTAGAAATCGGAGCAGCAAATTCCAATTCAGAGGCTCGCAGATTGATTCAACAAGGTGCAATCAGGGTTGACGGGGCAAAGATTTCTGATCCCAAGTCAACAATTTCAGCTTATAAGGGTATGGTTATCCAGGTCGGAAAATTAAAATATTGGCGCATAAAATAA
- a CDS encoding transglycosylase domain-containing protein has protein sequence MSKKHDLFGKLRNPLNIKKLLTPHRKKKFTWKTLGKYALYALGAFVVFIIILFVWYAKDLPTPSKIASQTMSQSTKLYDRTGNTLLYETGNEKRTIVKSDQFSDNLKKATVAVEDSDFYSNHGFSIRGIMSAVWQKVSGKTVVMRGGSTITQQYVKNALLTSDRSFSRKVKELILSIELEFMYNKDEILTMYLNEIPYGNSTAGAEAASAMYYGIPAKDLDLSQAATIAAIPQAPTYYSPYGTHTNSLINRKNYVLDRMVDTKVITKEQADAAKAQDTTTVGTIIKPRKDNLIAPHFAMYVLQEAVDEYGEQAIQNEGLSITTTLDYDKQKIAEDAITAGMPKVEKYGGSNGALVSVDTKTGQILTMVGSKDYYDTSIDGNVNVTDSLRQPGSSFKPYVYATALKSKEFSPARTLFDLTTDFGGGYVPHDYDGSTRGPVTLRQALDNSLNIPAVKTLSLAGIDNVIETAKSMGVTSLNDRDKYGLSFALGTAEIRPVEMAGAFATFATNGIHHDVKSILKVTDSHGKLLYEYKQEKDKGNQALDPQIAYEMSNILSDNQARSLVFGTRSPLAFSGKTIGAKTGTTSDFKDAWTVGFSKSIATAVWVGNNNNTKMSSGADGVVVAAPIFHTYMDKVVTADEPFDKPEGIQTVTVDRFSMKLPTDQTTETITDIFASWQVPTEKDATSVSVKVCKSNGLLAGDDVNEALTEYRSYRAVHSERPDNPNWEGPVRSWAEAHGYANFPPTEKCNPGDASLQVTINTPGNGDSVSGSSSISASVNGTFNIKDVTFYIDDISIGSDDSTPYAVNFDFDNLSEGNHTISAIATDVTGTTSKDTISIISSKSPPTISAIDAQVSGTSVTITWTTNKESSSQVLYGLTNALGSSSSLDPNNKTSHSVKINGLSPGKKYYFQVKSGSATSDIKNFQT, from the coding sequence ATGTCAAAAAAGCATGATCTTTTTGGAAAACTGAGAAATCCGCTCAATATCAAAAAACTCTTAACCCCACATCGCAAAAAAAAGTTTACGTGGAAAACATTAGGGAAATACGCACTTTACGCATTGGGCGCATTTGTTGTTTTTATTATCATTCTCTTTGTTTGGTATGCTAAAGATCTTCCCACCCCATCGAAGATTGCAAGCCAAACCATGTCTCAATCCACAAAATTGTACGATCGAACCGGCAACACCTTGCTGTACGAAACCGGTAATGAAAAACGAACAATTGTAAAAAGTGATCAATTTTCCGATAACTTGAAAAAAGCAACTGTCGCAGTCGAGGATTCGGATTTTTATTCAAATCACGGATTTTCGATCCGCGGTATCATGTCCGCAGTGTGGCAAAAGGTTTCTGGAAAAACAGTGGTAATGCGCGGAGGATCAACCATTACCCAACAATATGTCAAAAATGCACTCCTAACATCTGATCGATCTTTTTCAAGAAAAGTAAAAGAACTAATCCTGTCGATCGAACTTGAATTTATGTACAACAAAGATGAAATTTTGACAATGTATTTAAATGAAATTCCCTATGGCAATTCAACCGCAGGCGCCGAAGCTGCGTCGGCAATGTACTATGGAATTCCGGCCAAAGATCTGGACTTGTCACAGGCAGCCACTATCGCCGCAATTCCCCAAGCACCAACTTATTATTCCCCTTATGGCACGCATACTAATTCTCTAATCAATCGCAAAAATTATGTTCTCGACCGAATGGTTGATACTAAGGTAATCACCAAGGAGCAAGCGGATGCCGCCAAAGCCCAAGACACGACCACCGTTGGAACGATAATCAAACCGCGAAAAGACAATTTGATCGCACCTCACTTTGCAATGTATGTTTTGCAAGAAGCTGTTGATGAATATGGTGAACAGGCTATTCAAAATGAAGGATTAAGCATTACCACCACCCTTGATTATGACAAGCAAAAAATCGCCGAGGACGCAATAACAGCTGGCATGCCAAAAGTTGAAAAATATGGAGGATCAAACGGCGCTTTGGTCTCTGTGGACACCAAAACCGGACAAATTCTCACAATGGTAGGATCAAAGGATTATTATGATACTTCAATTGACGGTAATGTTAATGTTACTGATTCACTACGCCAGCCAGGATCATCCTTTAAGCCCTATGTCTACGCGACAGCTCTTAAATCGAAAGAGTTTTCTCCTGCTCGAACGCTATTTGATTTAACGACAGATTTTGGCGGAGGATATGTTCCCCATGATTATGACGGATCCACGCGCGGGCCAGTGACCCTTCGCCAAGCTCTTGATAATTCACTTAACATTCCAGCAGTCAAAACGCTTTCTCTCGCAGGCATTGATAATGTGATTGAAACAGCAAAAAGCATGGGGGTTACTTCCTTAAATGATCGAGATAAATATGGTTTATCATTCGCCCTCGGAACTGCGGAGATCCGGCCGGTCGAGATGGCGGGAGCATTCGCAACATTTGCTACAAATGGCATACATCATGACGTAAAAAGTATATTAAAAGTAACCGATTCACATGGAAAGTTACTATATGAATATAAACAGGAAAAAGACAAAGGAAACCAGGCGCTTGACCCACAAATTGCTTATGAGATGAGCAATATACTTTCCGATAATCAGGCGCGATCACTAGTGTTCGGCACACGCTCTCCATTGGCATTCTCCGGAAAAACAATCGGTGCCAAAACCGGCACCACTTCAGATTTCAAAGATGCATGGACGGTTGGTTTTTCAAAATCCATTGCCACTGCTGTTTGGGTGGGTAACAACAATAATACAAAGATGAGCAGCGGAGCAGATGGTGTTGTGGTCGCTGCCCCGATTTTTCATACATACATGGACAAGGTGGTTACAGCCGATGAGCCATTTGATAAGCCAGAAGGAATTCAAACTGTTACTGTTGATCGTTTTTCAATGAAATTACCGACCGATCAAACAACCGAGACCATTACTGACATTTTTGCATCATGGCAAGTTCCCACAGAAAAAGACGCGACCAGCGTTAGCGTTAAAGTCTGCAAATCAAACGGACTCTTGGCTGGTGATGATGTAAATGAAGCCCTTACCGAATACAGGTCATATCGCGCAGTACATTCAGAGCGTCCTGACAATCCAAATTGGGAAGGGCCAGTTCGATCTTGGGCAGAGGCCCATGGCTACGCCAATTTTCCACCGACAGAAAAATGCAATCCTGGCGACGCATCATTACAAGTGACGATCAATACCCCGGGTAATGGTGATAGCGTTTCGGGCAGCAGTTCAATATCAGCTTCAGTAAACGGGACCTTTAACATAAAAGACGTAACTTTTTATATCGATGACATATCTATTGGCAGTGACGATTCTACCCCATACGCAGTGAATTTTGATTTCGACAACCTATCTGAAGGAAATCACACCATTTCTGCCATTGCCACGGATGTAACAGGCACTACTTCGAAAGATACGATTTCAATCATAAGCTCAAAATCTCCGCCAACAATTTCCGCAATTGATGCCCAGGTTTCCGGAACCAGTGTCACTATAACCTGGACTACCAACAAAGAATCAAGTTCTCAGGTACTATACGGACTTACGAATGCATTGGGGTCGTCATCCTCACTTGATCCTAATAACAAAACTTCACATTCGGTTAAAATTAATGGATTATCTCCAGGAAAAAAATATTATTTTCAAGTGAAATCGGGATCAGCCACATCAGACATTAAAAATTTTCAAACTTAA
- the radA gene encoding DNA repair protein RadA — MAKKNKTIFICSSCGNEFSAWSGKCDACGEWNSLKEMSFTDSHQNIAPDSIEKSNLSDIKVGNFGREKTGISEFDRVLGGGIVRGSIILLGGEPGIGKSTLILEVADKIKNCLYLSAEESLEQIKLRADRLGLKSKNITLYSGGDLNAFEREVKKNKPELIIVDSIQTVFLNDLPSTPGSLVQVRECGIFLQRLAKTTKIPVILIGHVTKEGSIAGPRILEHLVDVVLYLEGERFHDARILRGIKNRFGATNEAGIFSMSESGMIPIENPSELFLAERPDKSPGSVVAVTLEGTRPILVEIQALTITTNFGYPKRTSSGFDLNRLNLLAAVISKSTKINLSNQDIYINVIGGLKLREPAVDLAICAAIISSYLNKPIPKDLCFFGEVGLMGEIRPVPKAVDRKKEAEKLGYKFLPKLVKINDLLS; from the coding sequence ATGGCCAAAAAGAATAAAACGATATTTATATGCTCCTCCTGTGGCAATGAATTTTCGGCCTGGTCGGGAAAATGTGATGCTTGCGGTGAATGGAATAGCCTAAAGGAAATGAGTTTTACTGATTCACATCAAAATATTGCACCTGACTCAATTGAAAAATCCAATTTATCTGATATAAAAGTTGGTAATTTTGGTAGGGAAAAAACCGGAATTTCTGAATTTGATAGAGTACTAGGCGGAGGAATTGTAAGGGGTTCCATAATTCTTCTGGGCGGGGAACCGGGAATCGGAAAATCAACCTTGATTTTGGAGGTTGCCGATAAAATTAAAAATTGCCTTTATCTTTCAGCTGAGGAATCTCTGGAGCAAATAAAACTCCGGGCCGATAGGTTGGGCCTAAAATCAAAGAACATCACTTTATATTCCGGAGGAGACCTTAACGCCTTTGAGCGAGAAGTTAAAAAAAACAAGCCGGAGCTTATTATAGTTGACTCAATACAAACGGTATTTTTGAATGATTTACCCTCGACCCCTGGCAGCTTAGTCCAGGTCAGAGAGTGTGGAATATTTCTCCAGAGGTTGGCTAAAACAACAAAAATTCCGGTAATTTTGATCGGCCATGTCACCAAAGAAGGGTCAATCGCCGGGCCAAGGATCCTTGAACACTTGGTTGATGTCGTTCTTTATCTTGAGGGCGAACGATTTCATGATGCCAGAATTTTGCGCGGAATTAAAAACAGATTTGGCGCAACGAATGAGGCGGGAATATTCTCGATGTCTGAGAGTGGAATGATTCCGATCGAAAATCCATCCGAGTTGTTTTTAGCCGAACGTCCAGACAAATCACCTGGTAGTGTTGTGGCTGTAACGCTTGAAGGAACAAGACCGATTCTTGTAGAAATTCAAGCTTTAACTATTACAACAAATTTTGGTTACCCAAAAAGGACCTCATCCGGTTTTGACCTAAATCGTTTAAATCTTCTTGCTGCGGTTATATCAAAGTCAACAAAAATCAATCTCTCCAATCAGGATATTTACATCAATGTTATTGGCGGCTTGAAATTACGAGAGCCGGCAGTTGATCTTGCGATCTGTGCCGCAATAATTTCTTCATACTTAAATAAGCCAATACCGAAAGATTTATGTTTCTTCGGTGAAGTTGGCCTTATGGGCGAAATCCGGCCTGTGCCAAAGGCGGTGGATAGAAAAAAGGAAGCGGAAAAATTGGGATATAAATTTTTGCCTAAACTTGTAAAAATTAACGATTTGTTAAGCTAG